From Pigmentibacter ruber, a single genomic window includes:
- a CDS encoding FecCD family ABC transporter permease: MQVLSSKKYNFFIYLLLITFLIFFFFLELSLGPIKISFKEVLENLFFPTDKLESRLIFDTRLPRAITACLVGAALGLAGMNLQFISQNSMACPSLLGINQGAGLGIILTLAFYPFCHPILYLFFSLIGAGIATGLIFYISNKVGITPLKFILAGQAINALFYAFIQAILIFLPTRSGVILINLNGSLAGSSWELLKWTFFPVLLSLGLNILNLKNLHLLSFGKTTAASVGLNYKFNIAFFLFLTVLLSSFSVALIGPILFLPLIINHFSKLAIGQNPYLLAPFIVLFGATFILICDSLMKYLFAEKEVAIGLLIAIIGAPILILTSRLKLNKKHA; this comes from the coding sequence TTGCAAGTTTTATCAAGTAAAAAATACAATTTTTTTATATATCTTCTTTTAATTACATTTTTAATATTTTTTTTCTTTTTAGAATTATCATTAGGGCCTATAAAGATCTCTTTTAAAGAAGTCTTAGAAAATTTGTTTTTCCCAACTGATAAATTAGAAAGCCGTTTAATATTTGATACAAGACTACCTAGAGCCATTACAGCTTGTCTAGTTGGTGCAGCGTTAGGTTTGGCTGGTATGAATTTACAGTTCATCAGTCAAAATTCTATGGCATGTCCAAGCTTATTAGGAATAAATCAAGGAGCAGGATTAGGAATAATATTAACTCTCGCATTTTATCCATTTTGTCACCCAATTTTATATTTGTTTTTTTCTTTAATAGGTGCTGGAATTGCAACAGGGCTTATTTTTTATATTTCTAATAAAGTTGGAATTACGCCATTAAAATTTATTTTAGCAGGACAAGCAATAAATGCATTATTTTATGCTTTTATCCAAGCTATTTTAATTTTTCTTCCAACAAGATCGGGAGTTATTTTAATTAATTTGAATGGATCTTTAGCTGGATCATCTTGGGAGTTATTAAAATGGACTTTTTTTCCTGTTCTATTATCATTAGGATTAAATATCTTAAATTTGAAAAACTTACATCTACTTTCTTTTGGCAAAACTACAGCAGCATCTGTTGGACTTAATTATAAATTTAATATTGCTTTTTTTCTTTTCTTAACTGTTCTCTTAAGTTCTTTTTCGGTTGCTTTAATTGGGCCTATTCTGTTTTTGCCCTTGATAATAAATCATTTTAGTAAATTGGCCATCGGACAAAATCCATATTTACTTGCACCATTTATTGTTTTATTTGGGGCAACTTTTATTTTAATTTGTGATAGTTTAATGAAATATCTTTTTGCTGAAAAAGAAGTTGCAATAGGGCTTTTAATAGCAATCATTGGAGCGCCTATTTTAATTTTAACCTCTAGATTAAAACTGAACAAAAAACATGCTTAA
- a CDS encoding ABC transporter ATP-binding protein: MSYILAKDISFSYSNDTFLKQISLTIDEGRMISIVGPNGSGKSTLVKLLAGSISPQSGNIFFNESSIQTMNRKELAKKIAYLSQSPVAPDDLTVRQLVQYGRYAYQSLFKFDKQNDNEIINWALKVTSLTAFAEHYISELSGGQRQRAWIGLALAQNSQCLFLDELTTYLDIRHQIEILNLLKNINQEQRKTIVMVHHDLNHAIHYSDELIVMANGKIKAYDKVQNILDSKILNSVFDIEFNCFFDQNKKPILFYSHTVA; encoded by the coding sequence ATGAGTTATATACTTGCCAAAGACATCAGTTTTTCATATTCAAACGATACATTTTTAAAACAAATTTCATTAACAATTGATGAAGGAAGAATGATTTCCATTGTGGGTCCAAATGGTTCGGGAAAATCTACTCTCGTAAAGTTACTTGCAGGTTCTATTTCTCCTCAAAGTGGTAATATTTTCTTTAATGAATCTTCAATTCAAACAATGAATCGAAAAGAACTTGCTAAAAAAATTGCTTATTTATCTCAGTCACCTGTTGCACCAGATGATTTAACTGTTCGGCAGTTAGTCCAATATGGACGTTATGCTTATCAATCTTTATTTAAGTTTGACAAACAAAATGACAATGAAATTATAAATTGGGCATTAAAAGTAACGAGTCTTACCGCCTTTGCTGAACACTATATTTCCGAACTATCTGGAGGGCAAAGACAAAGAGCGTGGATTGGTTTGGCTTTGGCACAAAATAGTCAATGTTTATTTTTAGATGAATTGACAACTTATTTAGATATTAGACATCAAATTGAAATTTTAAATCTATTAAAAAATATCAATCAAGAACAACGTAAAACAATTGTAATGGTTCATCATGATTTAAATCATGCTATTCATTACTCAGATGAATTAATTGTGATGGCTAATGGAAAAATTAAAGCTTATGATAAAGTACAAAATATTTTGGATAGTAAAATATTAAATTCTGTATTTGACATAGAATTTAATTGCTTTTTCGATCAAAATAAAAAACCAATTTTATTTTATTCTCATACTGTTGCTTAA
- a CDS encoding ABC transporter substrate-binding protein, protein MKFKLVSAMLSLCASFCSLNSYATVYPTQVTAENGKVTIQKKPERIIVLEFGILDELKLLGVKPIGMGKSDNTEGQDPAHLQEFIKDIASVGTRDEPSLEAIAKLKPDLIIGDASFVMNILPQLNRIAPTILMNGILGDPKEQIKNLHTLAKITNTENKVPGIISHYEKIRTHALNVAAKSKKKTVLIGYITPSGVFRALTSNAIATPILNELNKENLVKETDVMHRIEMTVEGVISKNPDQIAILLTDGNMDPYKKLEKNPLWKDVRALKEDQIYFLDRNVWAKTHGIEAMEIMYKEAETSGFLEAIPQSKKAKLN, encoded by the coding sequence ATGAAATTCAAACTCGTTTCAGCAATGCTTTCTTTGTGTGCATCGTTCTGTTCCCTTAACAGTTATGCAACAGTTTATCCAACGCAAGTGACCGCAGAAAATGGAAAAGTAACCATTCAAAAAAAACCTGAACGGATTATTGTTTTAGAATTTGGAATTTTAGATGAATTAAAATTACTAGGAGTAAAACCTATTGGCATGGGAAAAAGTGATAATACAGAAGGTCAAGATCCTGCACACTTACAAGAATTCATCAAAGATATTGCAAGTGTTGGAACTAGGGATGAGCCAAGTTTAGAAGCAATTGCAAAACTAAAACCTGATCTCATTATAGGTGATGCTTCATTTGTCATGAACATTCTTCCTCAGCTAAATAGAATAGCTCCAACTATATTAATGAATGGTATTTTAGGTGATCCAAAAGAGCAAATCAAAAATTTACATACACTCGCCAAAATTACAAATACAGAAAATAAAGTTCCTGGAATTATTAGTCACTATGAAAAAATAAGAACTCATGCATTAAATGTTGCTGCTAAATCGAAGAAAAAAACAGTTTTAATTGGATATATAACTCCAAGTGGTGTGTTTAGAGCTTTAACTTCAAATGCAATTGCTACTCCAATATTAAATGAATTGAATAAAGAAAATTTAGTAAAAGAAACTGATGTTATGCATAGAATTGAAATGACTGTTGAAGGTGTTATCAGTAAAAATCCAGATCAAATAGCAATTTTACTTACTGATGGAAATATGGACCCATATAAAAAACTTGAAAAAAACCCACTTTGGAAAGATGTCAGAGCTTTAAAAGAAGATCAAATTTATTTCTTAGATAGAAATGTTTGGGCAAAGACACATGGTATTGAAGCAATGGAAATTATGTATAAAGAAGCAGAAACATCCGGTTTTTTAGAAGCTATTCCACAAAGCAAAAAAGCTAAATTAAACTAA
- a CDS encoding SidA/IucD/PvdA family monooxygenase codes for MNFTDQYEWAVVGAGPAGIAAVGKLLDNGINSNKILWIDPDFSVGDFGKKWHLVPSNTRVKLFLNFLTECSSFDFLQKDQIFEIEKIPTDETCNLGIMAEALQWITNHLKLKVHFKEDIMTTLKMKNRFWQLDFQNNKQIFSKNVILATGSEEKTLTYSDLKTIPLEIALNPNKLKDYSNTYTSIAVFGSSHSAILVLRNILENCPNTKVFNFYKSQLCYALISGDTILHDNTGLKGTTAQWAKEYLHGNLPENLTRIHIEDDNSKTELLKCTHAIYAIGFQKRNIQIDGFSNCEYNPQTGIIAPGLFGFGIAFPQLKQDKFGNKEYHVGLWKFMNYINNIMPIWLSYSI; via the coding sequence ATGAATTTTACTGATCAATACGAATGGGCAGTTGTAGGAGCAGGACCTGCAGGAATTGCAGCAGTAGGAAAATTACTCGATAATGGTATAAATTCAAATAAAATACTATGGATTGATCCTGATTTTAGTGTCGGAGATTTTGGAAAAAAATGGCATTTGGTACCTAGCAATACGAGAGTCAAATTGTTTTTGAATTTTTTGACAGAATGTAGTTCATTCGACTTTTTGCAGAAAGACCAAATATTCGAAATTGAAAAAATACCTACCGATGAAACATGTAATTTAGGTATAATGGCAGAAGCACTGCAATGGATTACAAATCATTTAAAATTAAAAGTTCACTTTAAAGAAGATATTATGACTACTTTAAAAATGAAAAACCGTTTTTGGCAATTAGATTTCCAAAACAACAAGCAAATATTTTCTAAAAATGTTATTTTAGCAACAGGTTCTGAAGAAAAAACATTAACTTATTCTGATTTAAAAACAATACCACTTGAAATTGCATTAAATCCAAATAAGCTAAAAGATTATAGCAATACTTATACCTCTATAGCGGTTTTTGGATCTTCTCATTCAGCAATTCTTGTATTAAGAAATATTTTAGAAAATTGTCCCAATACAAAAGTTTTTAATTTTTATAAGTCACAACTTTGTTACGCTTTAATTTCAGGAGATACTATTTTACACGATAATACAGGATTAAAAGGTACGACTGCACAATGGGCAAAAGAATATTTGCATGGAAATTTACCAGAAAATCTTACTCGCATTCATATTGAAGATGATAATTCCAAGACTGAATTATTAAAATGCACCCATGCCATTTACGCTATAGGATTTCAAAAAAGAAATATTCAGATAGATGGATTTTCAAATTGTGAATACAATCCTCAAACTGGAATAATAGCTCCTGGATTATTTGGATTTGGTATTGCATTTCCCCAATTAAAACAAGATAAATTTGGCAACAAAGAATACCATGTTGGTTTATGGAAATTTATGAATTATATAAATAATATTATGCCAATTTGGCTAAGTTATTCGATATAA
- a CDS encoding Asp-tRNA(Asn)/Glu-tRNA(Gln) amidotransferase subunit GatC, whose amino-acid sequence MTTEFSRETVKRIAELARLQVTEEEIATYQAELAKILDAFKALADLPLPEDLAGDARSAIIMAKASQNNDSENISRLRPDVINNSIQTQVFLEQAPEREGVFVRVPAILTPST is encoded by the coding sequence ATGACAACAGAATTTTCGCGTGAAACAGTCAAACGAATAGCAGAGCTAGCAAGATTACAGGTTACTGAAGAAGAAATCGCTACCTACCAAGCTGAACTAGCTAAAATATTAGATGCTTTTAAAGCATTGGCAGATCTCCCATTGCCGGAAGATTTAGCAGGTGATGCCCGTTCAGCTATTATTATGGCCAAAGCTAGTCAAAATAACGACAGTGAAAATATTTCCCGTCTAAGACCTGATGTTATCAATAACTCCATTCAAACACAGGTATTTTTGGAGCAAGCCCCAGAAAGGGAAGGCGTATTTGTTCGAGTTCCTGCAATTTTAACTCCTTCTACTTAA
- a CDS encoding NAD/NADP-dependent octopine/nopaline dehydrogenase family protein — MKNIAVLGCGHGGQALAGHLALLGLSVNLYAHPNHLGGLNLVKSKGGIDCQGTVQGFGKLNCITTDLNLAIKDTDIVFICLPVVAHESIFINLLPYLQENHIVVNLSAQFSGIFQKEILNRSNWEKNIIIADVTSFPYACRCESPGQANIVSIKQSMGIASYNYNLSFEVASILNKFFPSKLRVMSSFIEVGLYDPCGVTHPANVLFNAGRIGNNLEFYFYKDGITKETASFLEKLDEERIEIGLKLKLNLPKFYEVMNEYYELSFNNIYDFYKLSPIHNKKTFCPAAINHRYITEDVPYSLVPWLTIGEALGVKCSAMRNIVEISSLLNNTNYFEKGRIISEAHLREFHKCG, encoded by the coding sequence ATGAAAAATATAGCCGTCCTAGGGTGCGGACATGGAGGTCAAGCACTAGCAGGTCACTTAGCTTTACTTGGTTTATCTGTTAATTTATATGCTCATCCAAACCACTTGGGTGGTTTAAATCTCGTAAAATCTAAGGGTGGAATTGATTGTCAAGGAACAGTTCAAGGTTTTGGAAAATTAAACTGCATTACGACAGATTTAAATTTAGCAATCAAAGATACAGATATTGTATTTATCTGCTTGCCGGTTGTTGCACATGAGTCAATTTTTATTAATTTACTACCATATTTACAAGAAAATCATATTGTAGTTAATTTATCAGCTCAATTTTCAGGTATATTTCAAAAAGAAATTCTAAATCGCTCTAATTGGGAAAAAAATATTATTATAGCTGATGTTACATCTTTTCCTTATGCCTGCAGATGCGAATCACCTGGACAAGCAAATATTGTCTCTATAAAACAATCAATGGGAATTGCTTCGTACAATTACAATTTAAGTTTTGAAGTCGCTAGTATATTGAATAAATTTTTTCCAAGTAAATTAAGAGTCATGTCTAGTTTTATTGAAGTTGGATTGTATGACCCCTGTGGAGTTACTCATCCGGCAAATGTGTTGTTTAATGCTGGTAGAATTGGAAATAATTTAGAATTTTATTTTTATAAAGATGGAATTACAAAAGAAACAGCATCTTTTCTTGAAAAATTAGATGAAGAAAGAATAGAAATTGGACTTAAATTAAAACTTAACTTGCCAAAATTTTATGAAGTTATGAATGAATATTATGAACTTTCATTCAATAATATTTATGATTTTTATAAACTATCTCCTATTCATAATAAAAAAACATTTTGCCCAGCAGCTATCAATCATCGTTACATCACGGAAGATGTTCCATATTCTTTAGTTCCTTGGCTAACTATCGGCGAAGCTTTAGGAGTAAAATGCTCCGCAATGCGCAATATTGTTGAAATTTCTTCATTGTTAAATAATACAAACTATTTTGAAAAAGGTCGTATTATCAGCGAAGCTCACTTACGAGAATTTCATAAATGTGGATAA
- a CDS encoding FecCD family ABC transporter permease produces the protein MLKTKSSKCIFIMLYFFLLLFISTVSLKFGIENYSLKNIYLTLVNKNLEDQSFFILHDIRMPRIIIGAFCGMLFAVSGSILQSVFHNPMAAPDILGINSASSFFILLYTFYFSKFFELPTIYFSIFGAMLGFFLAIFFTIEKRQISQFRLIIVGIACGVLFKALCQFLIMQSDAKLSSILKFITGTLYHSTWKIIEQIFLPGCFFLLLAFLFLKKLDLLLLKDPDSKNLGFSPLPWKFFYILVALGLSATAVSGCGSLGFIGLISPNISKLFFGSQHKFNLIGSAFIGANITILSDFFGRIIFPPYEIPVGLITIILGVPYFLFLLKKTSKYKE, from the coding sequence ATGCTTAAAACTAAATCAAGTAAATGTATTTTTATCATGCTATATTTTTTTCTTCTTCTATTTATTTCAACTGTATCATTAAAATTTGGCATAGAAAATTATTCTCTTAAAAATATATACTTAACTCTAGTAAATAAAAATTTAGAAGATCAATCTTTTTTTATTTTGCATGACATTCGCATGCCTAGAATTATTATTGGTGCATTTTGTGGAATGCTGTTTGCTGTATCAGGTAGCATTCTTCAAAGTGTATTTCATAATCCAATGGCAGCTCCTGACATTCTAGGAATTAATTCGGCTAGTTCGTTTTTTATTTTACTATATACATTTTATTTTTCTAAATTTTTTGAACTACCAACTATTTACTTTTCAATATTTGGTGCAATGCTTGGCTTTTTTCTTGCAATATTTTTTACTATAGAAAAAAGACAAATTTCACAATTTCGCCTAATTATTGTTGGTATAGCTTGCGGTGTTTTATTTAAAGCACTTTGTCAATTTTTAATTATGCAATCAGATGCAAAATTAAGCTCTATATTAAAATTTATTACTGGCACTTTGTATCATTCTACATGGAAAATAATTGAACAAATATTTCTTCCTGGTTGTTTTTTTCTTCTTTTAGCATTTCTATTCCTAAAAAAACTAGATCTGTTACTTTTAAAAGATCCTGATTCAAAAAATTTAGGATTTTCTCCCTTACCTTGGAAATTTTTCTATATTTTAGTTGCCTTAGGTTTATCAGCTACTGCTGTTTCTGGATGTGGGAGTTTAGGTTTTATAGGTCTAATTTCTCCTAATATTTCTAAATTATTTTTTGGTAGTCAACATAAATTTAATTTAATTGGTTCAGCTTTTATAGGAGCAAATATCACAATTTTAAGCGATTTCTTCGGTCGAATTATTTTTCCACCTTATGAAATTCCTGTTGGACTTATCACAATCATTTTAGGAGTTCCATACTTTTTATTTCTTTTAAAGAAAACAAGTAAGTATAAAGAATAA
- a CDS encoding alpha/beta fold hydrolase, protein MKKITLSNGLEMNYKDFGEGFPIILVHGTPSSSDEFVNLMLIIKEKYRVIACDHIGFGESSKPSNYQYLITQHQNNFNEFMAFLNLPRFHIIIHDFGGIIALPYILKNLNKVSSLVICNSWAWKMSKIEYFPSWMRSLMASNLAKYLYLHKNFSPRFFVKLAWGKFTILNTEKHNIYIQKFKIPAERHGTWGFAQALVHENSNIWKIENELSKLNGTKILLLWGAADPLITLKSFNYWKLLLPNAKDIKLEKVGHFLLDEAPELCAKELIQFFQENE, encoded by the coding sequence ATGAAAAAGATAACACTGTCAAATGGTCTAGAAATGAACTACAAGGATTTTGGTGAGGGTTTTCCAATTATTCTTGTACATGGTACCCCAAGTTCATCAGATGAGTTTGTTAATCTAATGCTGATTATTAAAGAAAAATACAGAGTAATAGCTTGTGATCATATTGGGTTTGGCGAATCATCTAAACCTTCTAATTACCAGTATCTCATCACACAGCATCAAAATAATTTTAACGAATTTATGGCATTTTTAAATCTTCCTAGATTTCACATCATCATTCATGATTTTGGAGGAATCATTGCTTTACCTTATATTCTAAAAAATTTAAATAAAGTCTCTAGTTTAGTTATTTGTAATTCTTGGGCTTGGAAAATGAGTAAAATTGAATATTTTCCTTCTTGGATGCGATCTTTAATGGCATCTAATCTGGCAAAATATTTATATTTACATAAAAATTTTTCTCCCAGATTTTTTGTGAAACTCGCCTGGGGAAAATTTACTATTTTAAACACCGAAAAACATAACATATATATCCAAAAATTTAAAATTCCCGCTGAACGTCATGGAACTTGGGGATTTGCACAAGCGTTAGTTCATGAAAATTCTAATATCTGGAAAATAGAGAATGAGTTAAGCAAATTAAATGGAACAAAAATATTGTTACTTTGGGGAGCAGCTGATCCTCTAATAACTTTGAAATCTTTTAATTATTGGAAATTACTTCTACCCAATGCAAAAGATATAAAACTAGAAAAAGTCGGTCACTTTTTACTTGATGAAGCACCTGAATTGTGCGCAAAAGAGTTAATCCAGTTTTTTCAAGAAAATGAATAA
- a CDS encoding molybdopterin-binding protein, which produces MLSAGILITGNEVLSAKTKDTNGPFMGMHLRKIGMAVTASMMCGDNEIELLDCLDYLTKKSEIILMTGGLGPTSDDLTAQVVAKFFEIPTEFNHEAWNSCADFFIKAGRKEIPESNKKQAYLPKNCKLLPNELGTAVGFVVSGEKNGKQIKVFSMPGVPYEMEKMFLQYVLPVLEDKSFFPVVKYWQVFFMGESFMQNAINSAEKNLQVRFPNSSVSYQAHPYYVSYSVTIFADNLEKKQFYEEYLNKEFNNEVEKAFHEHILFSEDKKVPVYLYEKLKQNKLSISFIETTNSGFLSKEFSQFSNDYEVFKGGIVYPSQAFINNILNLTKQESDLFKTNPELYVAQAAKNMLKLSQSQICLAEIGILKEQSNHDNQELGSFYFTLAIVKNKIFDLELVAKKLAVYNWKLIEPKISDEIDIFGCYVKNNPRHSREIQQTRATLFLLCSLAKILSSY; this is translated from the coding sequence ATGTTATCTGCGGGTATATTAATTACAGGAAATGAAGTTCTATCTGCGAAAACAAAAGATACAAATGGTCCTTTTATGGGAATGCATTTAAGAAAAATAGGTATGGCAGTGACTGCTTCAATGATGTGTGGAGATAATGAAATAGAGTTATTAGATTGTTTAGATTATCTAACAAAAAAATCTGAAATTATTTTAATGACAGGTGGATTAGGGCCAACATCAGATGATCTTACTGCACAAGTTGTGGCAAAGTTTTTTGAAATTCCTACTGAGTTTAATCATGAAGCTTGGAATTCTTGTGCCGATTTTTTTATAAAAGCGGGAAGGAAAGAAATTCCAGAAAGTAATAAAAAACAAGCCTATTTACCTAAAAATTGTAAATTGTTACCTAATGAATTAGGTACTGCTGTTGGTTTTGTTGTTTCAGGAGAAAAGAATGGGAAACAAATTAAAGTATTTAGTATGCCTGGTGTTCCTTATGAAATGGAAAAAATGTTTCTCCAGTATGTTCTGCCAGTTCTTGAAGATAAGTCCTTTTTTCCAGTTGTTAAGTATTGGCAAGTTTTTTTCATGGGCGAATCATTTATGCAAAATGCAATAAATTCGGCAGAAAAAAATTTACAAGTCCGTTTTCCTAATTCATCAGTTTCATATCAAGCTCATCCTTATTATGTGTCTTATTCAGTTACTATTTTTGCAGATAATTTAGAAAAAAAACAATTTTATGAAGAATATTTAAACAAGGAATTCAATAATGAAGTTGAAAAAGCTTTCCATGAGCATATTTTATTTTCTGAAGATAAAAAAGTTCCTGTTTATTTATATGAAAAATTGAAGCAAAATAAATTATCTATTTCCTTCATTGAAACTACGAATAGTGGATTTCTGAGTAAAGAGTTTTCACAGTTTTCAAATGACTATGAAGTATTTAAAGGAGGAATAGTATATCCTTCACAAGCCTTTATTAATAATATATTAAATTTAACAAAGCAAGAATCAGACTTGTTTAAGACAAATCCTGAACTATATGTTGCACAAGCTGCAAAGAATATGCTTAAATTGAGTCAATCGCAAATTTGTTTGGCAGAAATTGGAATACTTAAAGAACAAAGTAATCATGATAACCAAGAATTAGGATCATTTTATTTCACTCTAGCCATTGTTAAAAATAAGATATTTGATTTGGAGTTAGTGGCAAAAAAATTAGCGGTATATAATTGGAAGTTAATTGAACCAAAAATATCAGATGAAATAGATATTTTTGGTTGCTATGTGAAAAATAATCCAAGGCATTCAAGAGAAATTCAACAAACACGAGCTACTTTGTTTTTGCTTTGCTCTCTTGCTAAAATATTAAGCAGCTATTAG
- the cmk gene encoding (d)CMP kinase, with the protein MRIAISGHSGCGNTTATTNVGKALQLKIVNYTFRDLARELSVNFEELHKEAATNLIYDYLTDLTLIRNAISNENIVIGTRLAAWLMDAELRIWLQAPLEARASRINRRQTEQESSYEQVLYKTLKRDEQNRKRYLRLYGLDIEDHSDFDITINTEKLTADQVSSLIVAAAKWAKKSQLERKNLHLARIQEIIAENLQIPLEAVQNPKYKINIVEIYNKLKSVK; encoded by the coding sequence ATGAGAATTGCAATATCAGGACATAGTGGTTGTGGTAATACGACCGCAACAACAAATGTAGGCAAAGCTTTACAATTAAAAATAGTTAATTATACCTTCCGTGATTTAGCGCGAGAACTTTCCGTAAATTTCGAGGAATTACATAAAGAGGCCGCAACAAATCTCATCTATGATTATTTAACAGATTTAACCTTAATTAGAAACGCTATTTCTAATGAAAATATAGTTATTGGTACGCGCTTAGCTGCCTGGTTGATGGATGCTGAGTTACGTATCTGGTTGCAGGCTCCGCTTGAAGCTAGAGCTTCACGCATAAATCGCCGCCAAACAGAACAAGAATCTAGCTATGAACAGGTATTATATAAAACTTTAAAAAGAGATGAACAAAATAGAAAACGTTACTTGCGTCTATATGGTTTAGACATTGAAGACCATAGTGATTTTGATATTACAATTAATACTGAAAAATTAACTGCTGATCAGGTTTCAAGTTTGATTGTAGCAGCAGCAAAATGGGCGAAAAAAAGTCAATTAGAACGTAAAAATCTTCATCTTGCACGTATTCAAGAAATAATTGCAGAAAATCTCCAAATTCCTTTGGAAGCAGTTCAAAATCCTAAATATAAAATAAATATTGTAGAAATTTATAATAAATTAAAGAGTGTGAAGTAA
- a CDS encoding EamA family transporter: MWITEAIFSAIIFGLASVIMKSSTLRKQIEQYLLWGLYLAGGLFFYSQCYKEIYLSNNIFLYIWAILIGLGSFYGNWFVIKALEVGPASLTAPMLSLNIPLIIIMSIFIYHEEISIIKIAIIVSLFAAIIVVKIDPNEKLVIKDNKWFIWVILGSLFLFLREGGLKITQEIKLNNTIVLLYSYIFCFILSSTAIILKEKRIFKADINLNKTSFSIAYLMKIMKEKNRSYGIIFGLITGFCSGLGLYLYSQALLTGPTSLVALIFSARSLVIVLLSYILHKERLSLFQKCSVILLCLGLSLASFIK; encoded by the coding sequence ATGTGGATAACTGAAGCAATTTTTAGCGCAATAATTTTTGGACTTGCAAGCGTAATCATGAAATCTTCTACGCTTCGAAAACAAATTGAGCAATATTTATTATGGGGTTTATACTTAGCGGGTGGGTTATTTTTTTATTCACAATGCTATAAAGAAATATATTTATCTAATAATATTTTTTTATATATTTGGGCTATTTTGATTGGCCTAGGTTCTTTTTATGGAAATTGGTTTGTTATTAAAGCTCTGGAAGTCGGCCCTGCAAGCTTAACAGCCCCTATGCTAAGTCTAAATATTCCATTAATAATTATTATGTCAATTTTTATTTATCATGAAGAAATTAGTATTATTAAAATTGCTATTATTGTTTCTCTATTTGCTGCAATTATTGTTGTGAAAATAGACCCAAATGAAAAATTAGTGATTAAAGATAATAAATGGTTTATATGGGTAATTTTAGGTTCTTTATTTTTATTCCTTCGAGAAGGAGGATTAAAAATAACTCAAGAAATAAAACTAAATAACACTATAGTTTTACTATATTCCTATATTTTTTGTTTTATTCTCTCCTCTACTGCAATTATTTTAAAAGAAAAAAGAATATTTAAAGCGGATATAAATTTAAATAAAACTAGTTTTAGTATTGCTTACTTAATGAAAATTATGAAAGAAAAAAATAGAAGCTATGGAATAATTTTTGGATTAATAACGGGATTTTGTTCTGGATTAGGCTTATATCTGTATTCTCAAGCTTTACTAACTGGACCAACAAGTTTAGTTGCTTTAATTTTTTCAGCAAGAAGTCTTGTCATAGTCCTTCTTTCATACATTCTACATAAGGAACGTTTATCTTTATTTCAAAAATGTTCTGTAATTCTTCTATGTTTAGGACTTTCCCTTGCAAGTTTTATCAAGTAA